A DNA window from Aureibaculum sp. 2308TA14-22 contains the following coding sequences:
- a CDS encoding sulfatase family protein, with amino-acid sequence MKKQTLLMLLTTMLLVSCTQTKEKQNTAKAINTTKPNVVIIFIDDEGYGDVGCYGATGFRTPNIDLMASQGMKFTNFYSAQPVCSASRAGLLTGCYPNRIGFSGALFPKDTIGINAKELTIAEMFKEQGYATACYGKWHLGWQKEFLPMQHGFDEYVGLPYSNDMWPHSNITGERLPAHKVGNYPDLPLIEGNEISETITSLKDQDKLTTLYTEKAVDFINRNADNPFFLYVPHSMGHIPLGVSDKFRGKSEQGLYGDVMMEIDWSVGEITKVLAENNIADNTIIIFTTDNGPWLNFGNHAGSSGGLREGKTTSWEGGQRVPFIIRWPGNTPKGTVNDKLACAIDLLPTLAAITNGKLSDNKIDGVDITSLFKGDFESTPRETILYYHGKNNLNGVRKGNWKLVLPHTYASYNTKPGNDGHYGQRIKTVVEQPELYNMMRDPGEQYNVIEYYPEKVVELMEVVEKSRAELGDLNVGIAKGNENRAIGKVKKSAI; translated from the coding sequence ATGAAAAAACAAACCCTTCTAATGCTACTCACTACAATGTTGTTGGTGAGCTGTACTCAAACAAAAGAAAAGCAAAATACCGCAAAGGCTATAAACACCACAAAGCCTAATGTTGTCATCATATTTATTGACGACGAAGGGTATGGCGATGTAGGATGTTACGGAGCAACAGGTTTCCGAACCCCCAATATAGACCTAATGGCCAGCCAAGGCATGAAGTTTACAAATTTCTACTCCGCTCAGCCCGTATGTAGTGCTTCACGTGCCGGCCTTTTAACGGGTTGCTACCCGAATAGAATTGGATTCTCAGGAGCTTTATTTCCAAAAGATACTATTGGTATCAATGCAAAAGAATTAACTATTGCCGAAATGTTTAAGGAGCAAGGATATGCAACGGCTTGTTATGGGAAATGGCATTTGGGCTGGCAAAAAGAATTTTTGCCAATGCAGCATGGTTTTGATGAGTATGTAGGTTTACCCTATTCTAATGACATGTGGCCCCATAGTAACATTACAGGTGAAAGATTACCAGCCCATAAGGTTGGAAATTATCCTGATCTCCCATTGATAGAAGGAAATGAAATATCAGAAACCATTACAAGCCTAAAAGATCAGGATAAATTGACAACGCTTTATACCGAAAAAGCAGTTGATTTTATTAACAGAAATGCAGACAATCCCTTCTTTTTATATGTTCCGCACAGTATGGGACATATTCCGCTCGGTGTGTCTGATAAATTCAGGGGTAAAAGCGAACAAGGCCTCTATGGTGATGTGATGATGGAAATAGATTGGTCAGTAGGAGAAATAACCAAAGTATTAGCGGAAAATAATATCGCAGACAATACCATTATTATTTTTACTACAGACAATGGACCCTGGCTTAATTTTGGAAATCACGCCGGCTCATCAGGAGGTTTACGCGAAGGAAAAACGACCAGTTGGGAAGGCGGACAACGTGTTCCATTTATTATCCGTTGGCCAGGAAATACACCTAAAGGTACTGTTAATGATAAATTAGCCTGTGCCATTGACCTATTACCCACTTTAGCTGCAATTACAAATGGCAAATTATCTGATAATAAGATTGATGGTGTTGATATTACCTCGCTTTTTAAAGGTGATTTTGAATCTACCCCACGAGAAACCATTTTGTATTATCACGGAAAAAACAATCTAAATGGTGTGCGTAAAGGAAATTGGAAGTTGGTGTTGCCACATACCTATGCTTCTTACAATACAAAACCAGGCAATGACGGACATTATGGACAACGAATAAAAACGGTTGTAGAGCAACCCGAACTATACAATATGATGAGAGACCCCGGTGAACAATACAATGTAATTGAATATTACCCTGAAAAAGTAGTGGAACTTATGGAAGTTGTAGAAAAATCGAGAGCGGAATTGGGCGATTTAAATGTTGGAATTGCTAAAGGAAACGAAAACAGAGCCATAGGTAAAGTAAAGAAGTCGGCGATCTAA
- a CDS encoding 3-keto-disaccharide hydrolase yields MNKIFTNILSLTIIIVGIVGCSTTKSVEKGYISLFNGKDLSGWVGNKTSYTVKNGEIVVAPAEGAGGGNLMTAKEYSNFILRFEFQLTPGANNGLGIHAPLKGDAAYQGKELQILDNTAEKYKDLKPYQYHGSVYGLIPAKRGYLKPTGEWNQQEVSINGHKFKVTLNGTVILDGDLMEATKNGTMDGKDHPGLQKTKGHIGFLGHGDKLKFRNIRIKEL; encoded by the coding sequence ATGAATAAAATTTTTACAAATATCCTATCGCTCACTATCATCATTGTAGGGATAGTGGGGTGTAGCACAACAAAATCAGTAGAAAAAGGATACATTTCCTTGTTTAACGGAAAAGATTTATCAGGATGGGTGGGTAATAAGACATCCTATACCGTTAAAAATGGTGAAATTGTTGTAGCCCCAGCAGAAGGAGCAGGCGGAGGAAATCTAATGACAGCCAAAGAATACAGCAATTTTATTTTAAGATTTGAATTCCAATTGACACCAGGAGCTAATAATGGATTGGGCATTCATGCTCCATTAAAGGGAGATGCTGCTTATCAGGGTAAAGAGCTTCAAATTCTAGACAATACTGCAGAGAAGTACAAGGACCTCAAACCCTATCAATATCATGGTTCGGTCTATGGCCTTATTCCTGCCAAACGAGGCTATTTAAAACCAACGGGAGAATGGAACCAACAAGAGGTATCTATTAATGGCCACAAATTTAAAGTAACACTGAATGGAACCGTGATTTTGGATGGAGATCTAATGGAAGCGACTAAAAATGGTACAATGGATGGGAAAGATCATCCTGGCCTTCAAAAAACAAAAGGACACATCGGTTTTCTTGGTCATGGTGATAAACTAAAATTTAGAAATATCAGAATCAAAGAATTATAG
- a CDS encoding DUF2188 domain-containing protein: MPDKSKSNFWLDLLSQFVDLFLKSTNKRKRTWHQHVVPYEDHWAVRREGNKRITSKHNYQDTAIRKAKSLAKKYKADVIIHRKDGTIRDRINYN; this comes from the coding sequence ATGCCCGATAAATCCAAATCTAATTTCTGGTTAGACCTTTTAAGTCAATTTGTTGACCTGTTTTTAAAAAGTACTAACAAACGAAAAAGAACTTGGCACCAACATGTGGTACCCTATGAAGACCATTGGGCAGTTCGCCGCGAAGGGAATAAACGCATTACGTCTAAACACAATTATCAAGATACTGCCATTAGAAAAGCCAAAAGTTTAGCCAAAAAATATAAGGCAGATGTTATTATCCATAGAAAAGATGGAACCATAAGAGACCGAATAAACTACAATTAA